One genomic segment of Erysipelotrichaceae bacterium 66202529 includes these proteins:
- a CDS encoding aspartate--ammonia ligase codes for MAVEDLVIPKYYENKLDIISTEIAIKYVKDLFERRLAHHLNLMRISAPLYVSKSSGLNDDLNGTERPVAFDIMEIEGEDYQIVHSLAKWKRMALKRYNLNVGKGIYTDMNAIRRDEVLDNLHSCYVDQWDWEKIISRENRTMDFLKMTVRNIMKALKETEKELDIVYENLMPFIQEDVYFITTQELEDRFPDLTPKEREYEIVKQHKTVFLMKIGDTLNSGRKHDGRAPDYDDWSLNGDILLYYPILDTVLEISSMGIRVDAKALEEQLKKAGCEERKELPFHKMLLQDELPLTIGGGIGQSRICLILLNKAHIGEVQVSQWSDAMREECEKHNIVLL; via the coding sequence ATGGCAGTTGAAGATCTGGTCATACCAAAATATTATGAGAACAAGCTGGATATCATATCCACAGAAATCGCCATCAAATACGTGAAGGATCTGTTTGAACGACGGTTAGCGCATCATTTGAATTTGATGCGTATATCTGCTCCACTGTATGTTTCAAAAAGCAGCGGTCTGAATGATGATCTGAATGGTACGGAACGTCCAGTTGCATTTGATATTATGGAAATTGAAGGGGAAGACTATCAAATTGTACATTCGCTGGCAAAATGGAAGAGAATGGCATTGAAACGATATAATCTGAATGTCGGCAAGGGAATTTATACGGATATGAATGCAATTCGTCGGGATGAGGTGCTGGATAATCTGCATTCCTGTTATGTGGATCAATGGGACTGGGAAAAAATTATCAGCAGAGAAAACCGGACAATGGATTTTTTGAAAATGACAGTGCGCAATATCATGAAGGCTCTGAAGGAAACGGAGAAGGAACTGGATATCGTATATGAAAACCTGATGCCGTTTATCCAGGAGGATGTGTATTTCATCACCACGCAGGAATTAGAGGATCGTTTTCCGGATTTGACGCCGAAGGAGCGGGAATATGAAATCGTAAAGCAGCATAAAACGGTGTTCCTTATGAAAATCGGTGATACGCTGAACAGTGGCAGGAAGCATGACGGACGAGCACCGGATTATGATGACTGGTCATTGAATGGAGACATTCTGCTGTATTATCCAATTCTTGATACGGTGCTGGAAATTAGCAGTATGGGGATTCGCGTCGATGCGAAGGCATTGGAGGAGCAGCTGAAAAAAGCAGGCTGTGAGGAACGCAAGGAGCTTCCATTTCATAAGATGCTGCTGCAGGATGAGCTTCCACTGACCATTGGCGGGGGAATCGGACAGTCAAGAATCTGTTTAATTCTGTTGAATAAGGCACATATCGGAGAGGTGCAGGTATCACAGTGGAGTGATGCAATGCGTGAGGAATGTGAAAAGCATAATATTGTATTGTTATAG
- a CDS encoding GNAT family N-acetyltransferase, producing the protein MVINMTVMVRPWDVEDAMELHSLSMHPYYVKQRVWKYLYPDTFLNAVSTIHFYQSADPQRYLFRAVEKDGKVCGFLECEKKTSSSAELSYWLGVEFWHQGIMQKAIHDLCVEAFDQLQLLSIYALVEKKNTASMHVLETNGFQREEFGKLYLFKKYK; encoded by the coding sequence ATGGTGATCAATATGACAGTTATGGTGCGTCCCTGGGATGTGGAAGATGCCATGGAGCTTCACAGCCTGTCCATGCATCCTTATTATGTAAAGCAAAGAGTGTGGAAATATTTATATCCGGATACATTTCTGAATGCAGTATCGACAATACATTTTTATCAGAGTGCAGATCCTCAGCGGTATCTGTTTCGTGCAGTGGAAAAGGATGGGAAAGTGTGCGGCTTTCTGGAGTGTGAAAAGAAAACGAGCAGCAGTGCAGAGCTGTCCTACTGGCTGGGGGTGGAATTCTGGCATCAGGGTATCATGCAAAAGGCAATTCATGATTTGTGTGTGGAGGCTTTTGACCAGCTGCAGCTTTTGTCCATATATGCACTGGTAGAAAAAAAGAATACAGCATCGATGCATGTGCTGGAAACAAACGGCTTTCAAAGAGAAGAATTCGGAAAGCTGTATCTGTTTAAAAAATATAAATAA
- a CDS encoding DUF3788 family protein, producing the protein MYERMLNKQEQPTFLQMSAYCGVNAELFTKLNTWLSETCKTEQSITFPYGNQYGWGIAHRKKKKLICNVFAEAGAFTVMMRLSDQQYASLYEQLKPYAREYIDNKYPCGNGGWIHYRVSDEQHMEDIQRLLYLRCF; encoded by the coding sequence ATGTATGAGAGAATGCTGAACAAACAGGAGCAGCCAACATTTTTACAGATGTCTGCCTACTGCGGAGTCAATGCGGAATTGTTTACAAAATTGAATACATGGCTGTCTGAAACATGTAAAACAGAACAGAGTATCACATTTCCCTATGGAAATCAGTATGGCTGGGGAATTGCACATCGTAAGAAAAAGAAGCTGATATGCAACGTGTTTGCAGAGGCAGGAGCATTTACAGTCATGATGCGTCTCTCCGACCAGCAATACGCTTCGCTGTATGAACAACTGAAGCCCTATGCAAGGGAATATATCGACAATAAATATCCCTGTGGGAACGGCGGCTGGATTCACTACCGTGTAAGTGATGAGCAGCATATGGAGGACATACAGAGGCTGCTGTATTTGCGATGCTTCTAA
- a CDS encoding DUF4118 domain-containing protein, giving the protein MKQGQLKIFFGYCAGVGKTYAMLEAAQSRKQEGIDVVIGYIEKHDRSDTIALMRGLECIPLKKIEYHGVRLAEFDLDAALHRHPQLILVDELAHTNAQGLRHPKRYSDIQELLHAGVDVYTTVNVQHLEGLQDIVAGITCVQVQERIPDDVFDDADQVELVDIEPDDLIERLKKGKIYHRTEAQKALHNFFVRDNLIALREIALRRCADRVNKRVSLKDRKSTREHILLCLSPSKTNGRVIRTAARMASAFFAEFTAIYVENVNDDELSREDQEQLEQNRQLAQRFNANIVTVTGEDIASQISEYAKISGVSKIVIGRSSPRRHSHAKTLIDQLTMLAPELDIYIIPDAQVRSKIRKKRYFHTRSRFVHRDFWITVCIFMAATFINIIMYHLQFPEANIIMVYLLGIVLISYFTNSRMYGLLVSLLIVGLFNFFFTAPRFSLEAYHPAYIMTFAVLFIVSFIISTLTRTMRTQLKVNAMQAHRMEILLETSQQLQLAETMAQLAEEAVRQLYKLLNRTIIIYGVKNGRLQEPIIYHEQLDEEEELSFLSENERSVAQWVFMNNRKAGASTNTLPYAQALYYSIRKKSEVYAVVGIALKQKEVLPPFERSLLTTMLNEIALAMDSMRKQSRRRKR; this is encoded by the coding sequence ATGAAGCAGGGACAATTAAAGATTTTCTTCGGCTATTGTGCCGGAGTTGGAAAGACCTATGCAATGCTGGAAGCAGCACAAAGTAGAAAACAGGAAGGTATTGACGTGGTGATCGGCTATATTGAAAAGCACGATCGAAGTGATACCATAGCTCTGATGCGGGGATTGGAATGTATCCCTTTGAAGAAGATCGAATATCATGGCGTACGGCTTGCAGAGTTTGATTTGGATGCAGCTTTACATCGTCATCCACAGCTTATACTGGTGGATGAGCTTGCCCATACCAATGCACAGGGCTTACGGCATCCAAAGCGTTACAGCGATATCCAGGAGCTGCTGCATGCCGGTGTTGACGTTTATACGACAGTGAATGTTCAGCATCTGGAAGGTCTGCAGGATATAGTTGCAGGAATCACCTGTGTTCAGGTACAGGAGCGGATTCCGGATGATGTGTTTGATGATGCAGACCAGGTAGAGCTGGTAGATATCGAACCGGATGATCTTATCGAGCGTCTGAAAAAAGGAAAAATCTATCACAGAACAGAAGCACAAAAAGCCCTTCATAATTTTTTTGTGCGGGATAATCTTATCGCCTTGCGGGAAATTGCTCTTCGCCGATGTGCTGATCGCGTCAATAAACGCGTTAGTCTAAAGGATCGCAAATCCACAAGAGAGCATATTCTTCTCTGTCTGAGTCCCTCAAAGACGAATGGCAGGGTTATTCGTACTGCTGCGCGTATGGCTAGTGCATTCTTTGCGGAATTTACTGCAATCTATGTGGAAAATGTGAATGATGATGAGCTATCCAGAGAAGATCAGGAGCAGCTGGAACAAAATCGACAGCTTGCCCAGCGGTTTAATGCAAACATTGTAACGGTAACCGGTGAGGATATCGCTTCACAAATCAGTGAATATGCAAAAATCAGCGGTGTATCAAAGATTGTGATCGGGCGTTCCTCTCCACGACGTCATTCCCATGCAAAAACGCTGATTGACCAGTTGACAATGCTGGCTCCAGAGCTTGATATCTATATCATACCGGATGCACAGGTGCGTAGTAAAATTAGGAAAAAACGATATTTTCATACACGGTCCCGCTTTGTTCATCGGGATTTCTGGATAACTGTATGTATCTTTATGGCAGCCACTTTTATCAATATCATCATGTATCATCTCCAGTTCCCGGAAGCAAATATCATCATGGTTTATCTGCTGGGAATCGTACTGATATCCTATTTCACCAATTCCCGTATGTATGGTTTGTTGGTATCTTTGTTAATAGTTGGCTTATTCAATTTCTTTTTTACTGCGCCGCGGTTTTCCCTGGAGGCTTATCATCCTGCTTACATCATGACATTCGCAGTTTTGTTCATCGTATCCTTTATCATCAGCACACTGACCAGAACCATGCGTACCCAGTTAAAGGTAAATGCCATGCAGGCACATCGAATGGAAATTCTGCTGGAAACCTCGCAGCAGCTTCAGCTTGCAGAAACGATGGCACAGCTGGCGGAGGAAGCGGTACGGCAGCTATATAAATTATTGAATCGTACCATTATTATATACGGGGTAAAGAATGGCAGACTGCAGGAGCCAATCATTTATCATGAACAGCTGGATGAGGAGGAAGAGCTAAGCTTTTTATCAGAGAATGAACGTTCTGTTGCACAATGGGTTTTTATGAATAACAGAAAAGCTGGAGCTTCAACAAATACACTGCCGTATGCACAGGCTCTGTATTATTCCATAAGGAAAAAATCTGAGGTATATGCGGTAGTCGGGATTGCCTTAAAACAGAAGGAGGTTTTACCTCCCTTTGAGCGAAGTCTGCTTACTACGATGTTAAATGAGATTGCCCTCGCTATGGATTCCATGAGAAAACAGAGTCGTAGAAGGAAAAGATAG